TATCCAGATCAAGAAATTATTAAAGATATTAATAATAAAAAAAGAATTATTGTAATAAGATAATTTTTAGCACTCTAAACATTTTTGTGCTAAAATTAAGACTATGAGTAAAAAACGAGATTATTATGAAATTTTAGGTATTTCTAAAAATGCAACTGAAAAAGATATAAAAAGTGCTTATCGTAAATTAGCTATGAAGTATCACCCAGATCGAAACAAAGAAGCTGATGCAGAAGAAAAATTTAAAGAAGTTTCTGAAGCTTATGAAGTTTTAAGTGATGTAGATAAAAGAGCTAAATATGATAAATTTGGTCATGCAGCATTTGAACAAGGTGGTGCAGGAGGATTTGGTGATGCTTCTGATATATTTAGAAGCTTCTTTGGTGGGTTTGGTAAAAGTTTTGGTGAATCATTTGACTTTGGTGATATTTTTGGTTCTTCAAGAAATGCAGGACCACAAAAAGGAAGTGATATTGAAAATCAAATTACCATTGAATTTTTAGATAGTGTTTATGGTAAAAAAATTGATGTAAAATTACCAAAAATTGAAACATGTTACAAATGTAAAGGGACTGGAGCGGATACTCCTGAGGATCTTGTAACTTGTGATAAATGTTCTGGTTCAGGACAAGTAAGTGCTTCTATGTTAGGATTTTTTCAAACAGTTACTACATGTGATAAATGTTCAGGTTCAGGTAAAATGGTTAAAAAAGTATGTTCTGTTTGTAAAGGACAAAGAATTACAAAAGAATATGAAACAAAAGAAATT
The nucleotide sequence above comes from Mycoplasma zalophi. Encoded proteins:
- the dnaJ gene encoding molecular chaperone DnaJ, coding for MSKKRDYYEILGISKNATEKDIKSAYRKLAMKYHPDRNKEADAEEKFKEVSEAYEVLSDVDKRAKYDKFGHAAFEQGGAGGFGDASDIFRSFFGGFGKSFGESFDFGDIFGSSRNAGPQKGSDIENQITIEFLDSVYGKKIDVKLPKIETCYKCKGTGADTPEDLVTCDKCSGSGQVSASMLGFFQTVTTCDKCSGSGKMVKKVCSVCKGQRITKEYETKEINIPAGIFSGQTIVISGYGAPSKNNGPKGDLHLVINVKKHPFYRRVENDIIMEVPVSIKSVIAEETIEIPTPYGKKPLKIHSDTKDGDKLIIKDAGIKYLNRNMIGKMIVIVKTYIPKLSKQEKHSILEALENNKDKQYSKWVDDVIKG